Proteins co-encoded in one Ziziphus jujuba cultivar Dongzao chromosome 9, ASM3175591v1 genomic window:
- the LOC125418373 gene encoding uncharacterized protein LOC125418373, with protein sequence MENKAAGTNGSLILLKQGAEARVFESTFSGRRSIVKERFSKKYRHPSLDSKLTLKRLNAEARCMTKARRLGVYTPVLYSLDPLLHTLTFEYVEGSSVKDIFLEFGLHGVSEERLEDIAMQIGDAIGKLHDGGLIHGDLTTSNMLIRGGTNQLVLIDFGLSFTSTLPEDKAVDLYVLERALLSMHSSCGNVMDRILAAYRKSSKQWSSTFNKLAQVRQRGRKRTMVG encoded by the exons ATGGAAAATAAGGCTGCTGGTACAAACGGCTCTCTTATTCTGCTGAAGCAAGGCGCTGAAGCT AGAGTTTTTGAGTCAACCTTTTCGGGAAGGAGATCAATTGTCAAAGAACGCTTCTCAAAGAAATACAGGCATCCATCTCTGGATTCAAAGTTGACTCTCAAGCGCCTAAATGCG GAGGCGAGGTGCATGACAAAAGCACGACGACTTGGGGTTTATACTCCAGTACTCTACTCTTTGGATCCTTTGCTTCATACACTAACTTTTGAGTATGTAGAGGGTTCCTCTGTCAAAGATATATTTCTTGAATTTGGATTGCATGGTGTTTCGGAAGAACGATTGGAAGATATAGCGATGCAGATTGGTGATGCAATTGGAAAACTGCATGATGGTGGTCTCATCCATGGTGATTTGACCACATCAAACATGTTAATCAGAGGTGGTACCAATCAGTTG GTTCTTATTGATTTTGGTCTGAGCTTCACATCAACCCTTCCAGAAGATAAAGCTGTTGATTTGTATGTATTGGAACGAGCTTTGCTCTCAATGCATTCTTCATGTGGGAATGTG ATGGATAGGATACTTGCTGCATATCGGAAGTCCTCAAAGCAGTGGTCATCAACATTCAACAAGTTAGCTCAAG TGAGACAACGAGGTCGGAAGCGAACCATGGTTGGATGA
- the LOC107426395 gene encoding serine/threonine-protein kinase STY13, whose amino-acid sequence MDSSKGEGVGDLEKDEKSNNREGDGSSGKAKALGLQGKDDLGSISEKNMLFRADMIDFKSWDVQLEKHLSRVWSREREACTRKEEWEFDLCKLDIRYLVAQGAYGTVYRGSYNGQDVAVKILDWGEDGMATVAETAALRAAFRQEVAVWHKLDHPNVTKFLGASMGTSNLKIPSNSTSSDDQNSLPSRACCVIVEYLPGGTLKNFLIRNRRRKLAYKIVIQLALDLSRGLSYLHSKKIVHRDVKTENMLLDVGRNLKIADFGVARVEAQNPRDMTGETGTPGYMAPEVLDGKPYNRKCDVYSFGICLWEIYCCDMPYPNLSFADISSAVVWQNLRPEIPRCCPSSLANIMRKCWDANPEKRLEMDEVVRLLEAIDTSKGGGMIPDDQTPGCFCFAPARGP is encoded by the exons ATGGATTCAAGCAAAGGTGAGGGTGTTGGAGACCTTGAGAAGGATGAGAAATCAAATAACAGAGAAGGAGATGGTTCCTCTGGTAAAGCTAAGGCGTTGGGTCTACAGGGAAAGGATGATTTGGGAAGCATAAGTGAGAAAAATATGCTATTCAGAGCGGATATGATTGATTTTAAGAGCTGGGATGTGCAGTTGGAGAAGCACTTGAGCAGGGTTTGGTCCAGGGAGAGAGAAGCGTGTACAAGGAAGGAGGAGTGGGAATTCGATTTGTGTAAACTGGATATAAGATATCTGGTTGCTCAGGGAGCTTATGGTACTGTATATCGTGGTTCCTACAATGGTCAAGATGTTGCTG TGAAGATTTTGGATTGGGGAGAAGATGGTATGGCCACGGTTGCTGAAACAGCTGCTCTTCGGGCAGCATTTCGGCAAGAGGTTGCTGTTTGGCATAAGCTTGATCATCCAAATGTTACGAAg TTTCTTGGCGCTTCGATGGGAACTTCAAATCTTAAAATCCCTTCCAACAGCACATCAAGTGACGACCAAAATTCTCTTCCTTCCAGGGCTTGTTGCGTTATTGTTGAATACCTTCCAGGCGGGACACTAAAAAACTTTTTAATCAGGAATAGGAGAAGGAAACTTGCCTATAAGATTGTGATTCAACTTGCTTTGGATCTTTCTAGAGG TTTGAGCTACCTTCACTCAAAAAAGATTGTACACCGGGATGTCAAAACTGAAAACATGTTGCTAGATGTTGGTAGGAATCTGAAAATTGCTGATTTCGGTGTTGCTAGAGTCGAAGCCCAGAACCCAAGGGATATGACAGGGGAGACTGGAACTCCTGGTTACATGGCCCCAGAG GTTCTTGATGGTAAGCCTTACAATAGAAAATGTGACGTGTACAGTTTTGGAATATGCTTATGGGAAATCTATTGTTGTGATATGCCTTACCCTAATCTAAGTTTTGCTGATATATCCTCTGCAGTTGTGTGGCAG AATTTACGACCAGAGATCCCAAGGTGTTGTCCAAGTTCTCTGGCAAACATCATGCGAAAATGTTGGGATGCAAACCCAGAGAAACGCCTTGAAATGGATGAGGTAGTGAGGCTGTTAGAAGCAATAGATACAAGCAAGGGAGGTGGAATGATTCCTGATGACCAGACTCCTGGTTGTTTCTGTTTTGCCCCAGCTCGTGGCCCCTAA
- the LOC107426397 gene encoding homocysteine S-methyltransferase 2 isoform X1, whose amino-acid sequence MALGLTETSSLLMDLLRQAGGAAVIDGGLATELERHGADLNDPLWSAKCLLTSPHLIRQVHLDYLEAGADIIITASYQATIQGFAAKGFSKEQSESLLKKSVEIACEARELYYERCNKSSSDETEDERILKHRPILVAASIGSYGAYLADGSEYSGIYGDAITLEVLKYFHRRRLQVLAEAGPDLIAFETIPNKLEAQACVQLIEEENISMPAWFAFNSKDGVNVVSGDSLVECVSIAESCKKVVAVGINCTPPRFIHGLISSITKVTPKPILVYPNSGESYDADKKEWVQNTGVSDEDFVSYVNKWCEIGASLIGGCCRTTPNTIRKIYRSLSNRPTSSAPQ is encoded by the exons ATGGCACTCGGTTTAACAGAAACGTCGTCGTTGTTGATGGACTTACTCCGTCAGGCTGGCGGGGCCGCCGTGATTGACGGCGGCCTAGCGACGGAGCTTGAACGCCATGGGGCTGATCTTAACGACCCTCTTTGGAGCGCCAAATGCCTCCTTACTTCCCCTCACCTTATTCGCCag GTACACCTTGATTACCTTGAAGCTGGTGCAGATATTATAATCACAGCATCGTACCAG GCCACAATTCAGGGTTTTGCAGCCAAAGGgttttcaaaagaacaaagtgaATCCTTGCTAAAAAAAAGTGTTGAAATCGCCTGTGAAGCACGAGAACTCTATTATGAAAGATGTAATAAAAGCTCTTCTGATGAGACTGAAGATGAAAGAATTCTCAAGCATCGGCCTATTTTAGTGGCTGCATCCATTGGGAGTTACGGAGCTTATTTGGCTGATGGGTCTGAGTACAG TGGAATCTATGGGGATGCTATTACGCTAGaagttttgaaatattttcatCGAAGAAGGCTTCAGGTCCTAGCAGAAGCAGGTCCTGACCTTATTGCATTTGAAACAATCCCAAATAAGCTAGAAGCGCAG GCATGTGTGCAGCTTATAGAGGAAGAGAACATAAGTATGCCAGCTTGGTTCGCTTTCAACTCTAAAGATGGTGTCAATGTGGTTAGTGGTGATTCTCTTGTTGAATGTGTCTCAATTGCTGAATCATGCAAGAAAGTTGTTGCAGTTGGAATCAACTGTACTCCTCCTAGATTTATTCATGGACTGATATCATCTATTACCAAG GTGACTCCAAAACCAATACTTGTATACCCAAACAGTGGCGAAAGTTATGATGCAGATAAAAAAGAATGGGTG CAAAATACAGGGGTTTCTGATGAAGATTTTGTGTCATATGTGAACAAATGGTGCGAGATAGGAGCATCCCTAATAGGAGGTTGTTGCAGAACCACTCCCAACACCATAAGAAAGATATACAGATCCCTCTCAAATCGACCGACTAGTTCAGCCCCGCAATAA
- the LOC107426398 gene encoding uncharacterized protein LOC107426398, with amino-acid sequence MKRTMPWSDNEDDSSSDESSSSSSEANDGKKAKGSASKEKGPSEVKSGKRKSGAIDFEALRKHGFKGGPSVLGVPAPEEQKSQDWSWSTGKEKREAAKNDVEESYQERRKTRAAIAEGEQLTNVLTRKDKKNLSFSQKEKRKRELGQASRGKNYVEEEKRLLRDSGIYSGFDS; translated from the exons ATGAAGAGGACGATGCCATGGAGCGACAACGAGGACGACTCGTCGTCTGATGAATCATCGTCATCGTCATCCGAAGCAAATGATGGGAAAAAAGCAAAGGGATCTGCTTCCAAAGAAAAAGGGCCATCCGAAG TGAAATCCGGGAAGCGTAAGAGTGGTGCTATAGATTTCGAAGCGTTGAGGAAACATGGGTTCAAAGGTGGACCATCAGTCTTGGGTGTGCCAGCACCGGAAGAGCAAAAGAGCCAAGATTGGTCTTGGTCTACCGGGAAGGAGAAACGGGAAGCCGCCAAAAACGACGTCGAAGAATCTTACCAAGAAAGACGAAAAACAAGGGCTGCCATTGCCGAAGGAGAACAACTAACCAACGTCCTAACCAGGAAAGATAAGAAAAATCTGTCTTTCTCGCAGAAGGAAAAGAGGAAAAGAGAACTTGGTCAGGCAAGCAGGGGGAAGAACTATGTTGAAGAAGAGAAAAGGTTGTTGAGAGACAGCGGGATCTACTCTGGTTTTGATTCTTAG
- the LOC107426397 gene encoding homocysteine S-methyltransferase 2 isoform X2 gives MALGLTETSSLLMDLLRQAGGAAVIDGGLATELERHGADLNDPLWSAKCLLTSPHLIRQVHLDYLEAGADIIITASYQATIQGFAAKGFSKEQSESLLKKSVEIACEARELYYERCNKSSSDETEDERILKHRPILVAASIGSYGAYLADGSEYSGIYGDAITLEVLKYFHRRRLQVLAEAGPDLIAFETIPNKLEAQACVQLIEEENISMPAWFAFNSKDGVNVVSGDSLVECVSIAESCKKVVAVGINCTPPRFIHGLISSITKQNTGVSDEDFVSYVNKWCEIGASLIGGCCRTTPNTIRKIYRSLSNRPTSSAPQ, from the exons ATGGCACTCGGTTTAACAGAAACGTCGTCGTTGTTGATGGACTTACTCCGTCAGGCTGGCGGGGCCGCCGTGATTGACGGCGGCCTAGCGACGGAGCTTGAACGCCATGGGGCTGATCTTAACGACCCTCTTTGGAGCGCCAAATGCCTCCTTACTTCCCCTCACCTTATTCGCCag GTACACCTTGATTACCTTGAAGCTGGTGCAGATATTATAATCACAGCATCGTACCAG GCCACAATTCAGGGTTTTGCAGCCAAAGGgttttcaaaagaacaaagtgaATCCTTGCTAAAAAAAAGTGTTGAAATCGCCTGTGAAGCACGAGAACTCTATTATGAAAGATGTAATAAAAGCTCTTCTGATGAGACTGAAGATGAAAGAATTCTCAAGCATCGGCCTATTTTAGTGGCTGCATCCATTGGGAGTTACGGAGCTTATTTGGCTGATGGGTCTGAGTACAG TGGAATCTATGGGGATGCTATTACGCTAGaagttttgaaatattttcatCGAAGAAGGCTTCAGGTCCTAGCAGAAGCAGGTCCTGACCTTATTGCATTTGAAACAATCCCAAATAAGCTAGAAGCGCAG GCATGTGTGCAGCTTATAGAGGAAGAGAACATAAGTATGCCAGCTTGGTTCGCTTTCAACTCTAAAGATGGTGTCAATGTGGTTAGTGGTGATTCTCTTGTTGAATGTGTCTCAATTGCTGAATCATGCAAGAAAGTTGTTGCAGTTGGAATCAACTGTACTCCTCCTAGATTTATTCATGGACTGATATCATCTATTACCAAG CAAAATACAGGGGTTTCTGATGAAGATTTTGTGTCATATGTGAACAAATGGTGCGAGATAGGAGCATCCCTAATAGGAGGTTGTTGCAGAACCACTCCCAACACCATAAGAAAGATATACAGATCCCTCTCAAATCGACCGACTAGTTCAGCCCCGCAATAA
- the LOC107409585 gene encoding CST complex subunit STN1 encodes MDNRLCNTHVKLLAFDLLSLTQTPSFSDPISFSRKGILLSRLETVGVVTSRDLKPNKFLKFTVDDGTGCITCILWLNHLNSPYFSRRHPSDVRLIANAADRFAAHVKLGVVARVRGRITSFRGELQITVSDVVIERDPNAEILHWLDCVRLARNCYDVVASQRK; translated from the coding sequence ATGGACAACCGTCTCTGCAACACCCACGTAAAGCTCTTGGCTTTCGACCTCCTCTCTCTCACTCAAACCCCCTCCTTCTCCGATCCCATCTCTTTCTCTCGCAAAGGCATCCTCCTTTCGCGCCTCGAGACGGTCGGCGTCGTCACTTCCCGCGATCTCAAACCCAACAAATTCCTCAAATTCACCGTCGACGACGGCACCGGCTGCATCACCTGCATCCTCTGGCTCAACCATCTCAATTCCCCTTACTTTTCCCGCCGACACCCATCAGATGTTCGACTAATTGCCAACGCCGCCGACCGCTTTGCTGCCCATGTCAAGCTCGGCGTCGTCGCTAGAGTCCGCGGCCGGATCACTAGCTTTAGGGGTGAGTTGCAGATCACCGTTTCGGATGTGGTGATCGAGAGGGACCCCAATGCGGAAATCTTGCACTGGTTGGATTGCGTGAGGTTGGCCCGCAACTGTTACGATGTTGTGGCGTCTCAACGTAAATAG